DNA sequence from the Pseudoduganella plicata genome:
TCGCCGTGGCCGAGGCCCTGCGGGCTGGTGCCGGAGGCTTCCACGGTCGCGTAGTTCTGGTCGGCGCCGCCGTTGGCCAGCGCCATCGCGCCGTCACGCTGCTGGTTGTGGAACGGGCAGCGTGGCGCATTCACGGGCAGGTACTGGTGGTTGGTGCCGACCCGGTACAGCTGTGCATCGTGATAGGCGAACAGGCGCGCCTGCAGCATCTTGTCCGGCGAGTAGCCCATGCCCGGCACCACGTTGGCCGGTGACAGCGCCGCCTGCTCCACTTCGGCATGGTAGTTCAGCGGATTGCGGTTCAGTTCCAGGACACCCACCTGCTGCAGCGGGAAGTCGCCGTGCGGCCATACCTTGGTCAGGTCGAACGGATTCCAGCCGGTACGGCCTTCCCATGCGGCCAGTTCCGCTTCCGTGGCCGTCTGCACGAACACGGTCCAGCGCGGGAACTCGCCCGCGGCAATCGCGTTGAACAGGTCGCGCTGCGCGTAATCCGGGTCTTCGCCGGCCAGGCGCACGGCATCGGCCGCCGTCAGGTTCTTGATGCCCTGCTGCGTCTTGAAGTGCCATTTGACATACACGCGCTCGCCGGCGTCGTTGATCAGGCTGAAGGTGTGGGAACCAAAACCATCCATGTGACGGTAGCCGTCCGGCGTGCCGCGGCTGGAAAACAGCGTCGTCACCTGGTGCAGCGACTCGGGCGCGCGGCTCCAGAAGTCGAACATCGCCGTGGCGGACTTCAGGTTCGACTGGGCCAGGCGTTTCTGTGTGTGGATGAAGTCGGGGAACTTGATGCCGTCCTTGATGAAGAAGACGGGCGTGTTGTTGCCGACCAGGTCCCAGTTGCCCTCTTCCGTATAGAAGCGCACGGCAAAGCCGCGTGGGTCGCGTTCCGTGTCGGCACTGCCCTTCTCGCCGCCCACGGTCGAGAAGCGCAGGAACGTTTCCGTTTCCTTGCCGATGGCGGAGAACAGCTTCGCCTTGGTATAGCGGCTGATGTCGTGCGTGACGGTAAACTTGCCGTACGCGCCGGAGCCCTTCGCGTGCACCACCCGCTCGGGAATGCGCTCGCGGTTGAAGTGCTGCAGTTTTTCGATCAGGTGGAAGTCCTGCAGCAGCAGCGGCCCCCGGGAGCCGGCACTGGCGGAATTCTGGTTGTCGGCGACGGGAATGCCGGACGCGGTGGTGATCTGCTGGCTCATGGGCTTGCTTCCTCAGTGATGTGAACGTAGAGCAATTCTACGGTCCCATCATCGATTGGCAAAGGTAATTGATCCAATCACATCAATAGCCATTACCAATGGTAGAGCT
Encoded proteins:
- a CDS encoding catalase, whose product is MSQQITTASGIPVADNQNSASAGSRGPLLLQDFHLIEKLQHFNRERIPERVVHAKGSGAYGKFTVTHDISRYTKAKLFSAIGKETETFLRFSTVGGEKGSADTERDPRGFAVRFYTEEGNWDLVGNNTPVFFIKDGIKFPDFIHTQKRLAQSNLKSATAMFDFWSRAPESLHQVTTLFSSRGTPDGYRHMDGFGSHTFSLINDAGERVYVKWHFKTQQGIKNLTAADAVRLAGEDPDYAQRDLFNAIAAGEFPRWTVFVQTATEAELAAWEGRTGWNPFDLTKVWPHGDFPLQQVGVLELNRNPLNYHAEVEQAALSPANVVPGMGYSPDKMLQARLFAYHDAQLYRVGTNHQYLPVNAPRCPFHNQQRDGAMALANGGADQNYATVEASGTSPQGLGHGEPAMPVNGPAARYDGRGVEDDYTQAGNLFRLLPADEKQALFDNLAGPLSQVPDEIVFRQLGHFDKADPAYGAGVRAALKARGRNID